A window from Deltaproteobacteria bacterium encodes these proteins:
- a CDS encoding FHA domain-containing protein: MSSGHDTNEHTKRTVHGQSAVMGRARITYGTPALEQLSGVGAPRMIRLLEDRYVLGRSSQSDLVFECEQMSRQHLEVVRIEQGYSFRDLESTNGVFLNGVRVHSVNLFDGDQLQIGNLVLVYHEAVA, encoded by the coding sequence ATGTCCAGTGGGCATGATACGAACGAACATACAAAAAGAACGGTGCATGGTCAGTCGGCGGTTATGGGCCGTGCGCGGATTACCTACGGTACGCCTGCTCTTGAGCAGCTTAGCGGAGTAGGGGCACCAAGAATGATTCGTTTATTAGAGGACCGTTACGTCTTGGGCCGCTCGTCTCAATCTGACCTCGTGTTTGAGTGTGAACAAATGTCGAGACAACACCTCGAAGTTGTACGGATCGAACAAGGTTATTCCTTCAGAGATCTAGAAAGTACCAATGGTGTGTTCTTAAATGGGGTTCGCGTTCACAGTGTGAACTTATTTGATGGTGATCAGTTACAGATTGGTAACTTAGTTTTGGTATACCATGAGGCAGTGGCATGA
- a CDS encoding MBL fold metallo-hydrolase, whose amino-acid sequence MSFYAKFWGVRGSIPTPGHRTRVYGGNTSCVEFRINDQLFICDAGTGLRELSESLRWRDNVPSEFNMFFSHSHWDHIQGFPFFEAAYSAGKTINVYGVQSFEHKTHSLLSGQMSSDYFPVDFSELSADIVSKTLDPKGTMVQGVNISVLKQPHPGGSNAYKFVSDGLVAVYATDCEIDLFLNQGKFGPEERAKENPSALRILPEDYVAFFQDADLVIHDAQYTDQEYVEKVGWGHPRFSTAVDLAVQAGVKTLALFHHDPGHSDTEIDGIVEQARARAKMHGANIEILAARESLELRLVDEEYKPPND is encoded by the coding sequence ATGAGCTTTTATGCAAAATTTTGGGGCGTAAGAGGCTCGATTCCTACTCCCGGCCACAGAACACGAGTTTATGGTGGTAACACTTCATGTGTTGAATTCAGAATTAACGACCAATTATTTATATGTGATGCAGGAACAGGTTTACGGGAACTTAGCGAATCACTGCGCTGGCGTGATAATGTCCCATCCGAGTTTAATATGTTTTTCAGTCACTCTCACTGGGACCACATTCAAGGCTTTCCATTCTTTGAGGCAGCTTATTCTGCAGGAAAGACTATCAATGTTTACGGAGTGCAGTCGTTTGAGCATAAAACTCACTCATTGCTCTCGGGGCAGATGAGTAGCGACTATTTCCCCGTCGACTTTTCAGAACTCAGTGCTGATATTGTTTCGAAGACGTTGGACCCTAAAGGGACAATGGTTCAAGGGGTCAATATTTCTGTATTGAAGCAGCCACATCCCGGCGGAAGTAACGCCTATAAGTTTGTGAGTGATGGCTTGGTGGCTGTCTACGCTACAGATTGTGAAATCGACCTTTTCTTAAATCAAGGTAAGTTTGGTCCAGAGGAAAGAGCGAAAGAGAACCCTTCGGCTTTAAGGATATTGCCTGAAGATTATGTGGCCTTCTTTCAGGATGCTGACCTTGTGATTCACGATGCCCAATATACCGATCAAGAATATGTTGAAAAAGTAGGGTGGGGTCATCCTCGGTTTTCAACTGCGGTGGATTTAGCTGTTCAAGCTGGGGTCAAGACATTAGCCTTGTTTCATCATGATCCTGGTCATTCGGATACAGAGATCGATGGTATTGTTGAGCAGGCAAGAGCCCGGGCAAAGATGCACGGGGCCAATATCGAAATTCTCGCTGCACGTGAGAGTCTCGAATTGAGACTTGTTGATGAAGAGTATAAGCCGCCTAATGATTAA